The sequence TGAGATCGAAATGAGGAGACATAACactgagattgaaatgaggagacatAACAAGGAGATTGAAATGAGAAGATTTATCatggagattgaaatgaggagtcTTAACATTGAGATCGAAATGAGGAGACATAACacggagattgaaatgaggagatttatcatggagattgaaatgaggagtcTTAACATTGAGATCGAAATGAGGAGACATAACacggagattgaaatgaggagatttaacacggagattgaaatgaggagatttaaagcggagattgaaatgaggagacttaacactgagattgaaatgaggagatttAACACGGAGATcgaaatgaggagacttaacatTGAGATCGAAATGAGGAGACATAACacggagattgaaatgaggagatttatcatggagattgaaatgaggagtcTTAACATTAAGATCGAAATGAGGAGACATAACactgagattgaaatgaggagacataacaaggagattgaaatgaggagacttaacaaggagattgaaatgaggagatatATCatggagattgaaatgaggagtcTTAACATTGAGAACGAAATGAGGAGACATAACacggagattgaaatgaggagatttaacaaggagattgaaatgaggagatttatcatggagattgaaatgaggagtcTTAACATTGAGATCGAAATGAGGAGACATAACactgagattgaaatgaggagacatAACATGGAGATTGAAATGAGAAGATTTATCATGGAGATTGAAATAAGGAGTCTTAACATTGAGATCGAAATGAGGAGACATAACAccgagattgaaatgaggagatttatcatggagattgaaatgaggagtcTTAACATTGAGATCGAAATGAGGAGACATAACacggagattgaaatgaggagatttaacacggagattgaaatgaggagatttaaagcggagattgaaatgaggagacttaacactgagattgaaatgaggagatttAACACGGAGATcgaaatgaggagacttaacatTGAGATCGAAATGAGGAGACATAACacggagattgaaatgaggagatttatcatggagattgaaatgaggagtcTTAACATTAAGATCGAAATGAGGAGACATAACacggagattgaaatgaggagatttaacacggagattgaaatgaggagatttaacgcggagattgaaatgaggagacttaacattgagattgaaCTGAGGAGATTTAACACGAAGATGGAAATGCGGAGACTGAACACGGAGATTGAAGGAGGAGACTTATCacggagattgaaatgaggagacttatCACGGAGATTGAACTGAGGATTTTTACCACGGAGATCGAAATGACGAGATTTAATgcggagattgaaatgaggagacttaacacAGAGATCAAAATCAGGAGACTTAACacggagattgaaatgaggagatttaacattgagattgagatgaggagacttaccacggagattgaaatgaggagatttAACACAGAGATCAAAATGAGGAGTCTTACCACGGAGATTGAAATGAAGAGATTTAACGCGGATTAAAATGAGGAGTCTTACCACGGAGATTGAAATGAAGAGATTTAATGCACAGATTGAAATGTGGAGACTTAACACTGAGATTGAACTGAGGGGATTTAACACGAAGATCGAAATGAGTAGACTTAACACTAAGATCAAAATGTGGAGACTTAACACTGAGATTGAACTGAGGGGATTTAACACGAAGATCGAAATGAGGAGATTTAACAcgaagattgaaatgaggagatttAACACGAAGATcgaaatgaggagacttaacaaggagattgaaatgaggagacttaacacTGAGATTGAACTGAGGGGATTTAACACGAAGATcgaaatgaggagacttaacaaggagattgaaatgaggagacttaatactgagattgaaatgaggagacttaacactgagattgaaatgaggagatttaacaaggagattgaaatgaggagacttaacacTGAGATTGAAATGTGGAGACTTAACagggagattgaaatgaggagacttaacacCGAGATTGAAATGAAGAGATTTAACgcggagattgaaatgaggagacttaacacCGAGATTGAAATGAAGAGATTTAACgcggagattgaaatgaggagacttaacacCGAGATTGAAATGAAGAGATTTAACgcggagattgaaatgaggagacttaacattgagattgaaatgaggagacttaacacCGAGATTGAAATGAAGAGATTTAACgcagagattgaaatgaggagtcTTACCACGGAGATTGAAATGAAGAGATTTAACGCGGAGATTGAAATGAGGAAACTTAACACTGAGATTGAAATGAGGAAACTTAACACTGATATTGAAATGTGGagacttaacacagagattgaaatatggAGACTTAACACAGAGATTAAAATGAGGAAACTTAACACTGAGATTGAAATGTGGagacttaacacagagattgaaatgagGAAACTTAACACTGAGATTGAAATGAGGAAACTTAACACTGAGATTGAAATGTGGagacttaacacagagattgaaatgaggagatttatcatggagattgaaatgaggagtcTTAACATTGAGATCGAAATGAGGAGAcataacacagagattgaaatgaggagacatAACAAGGAGATTGAAATGAGAAGATTTATCatggagattgaaatgaggagacttaacatTGAGATCGAAATGAGGAGGCATAACacggagattgaaatgaggagatttatcatggagattgaaatgaggagtcTTAACATTGAGATCGAAATGAGGAGACATAACacggagattgaaatgaggagatttaacacggagattgaaatgaggagatttaaagcggagattgaaatgaggagacttaacactgagattgaaatgaggagatttAACACGGAGATcgaaatgaggagacttaacatTGAGATCGAAATGAGGAGATTTAACacggagattgaaatgaggagatttatcatggagattgaaatgaggagtcTTAACATTAAGATCGAAATGAGGAGACATAACacggagattgaaatgaggagatttaacacggagattgaaatgaggagatttaacgcggagattgaaatgaggagacttaacattgagattgaaCTGAGGAGATTTAACACGAAGATGGAAATGCGGAGACTGAACACGGAGATTGAAAGGAGGAGACTTATCACGGAGATTGAAATAAGGAGTCTTACCACGGAGATCGAAATGAGGAGACTTATCACGGAGATTGAACTGAGGATTTTTACCACGGAGATCGAAATGACGAGATTTAATgcggagattgaaatgaggagacttaacacAGAGATCAAAATCAGGAGACTTAGCacggagattgaaatgaggagatttaacattgagattgagatgaggagacttaccacggagattgaaatgaggagatttAACACAGAGATCAAAATGAGGAGTCTTACCacggagattgaaatgaggagatttAACGCGGATTAAAATGAGGAGTCTTACCACGGAGATTGAAATGAAGAGATTTAATGCACAGATTGAAATGTGGAGACTTAACACTGAGATTGAACTGAGGGGATTTAACACGAAGACCGAAATGAGTAGACTTAACACTAAGATCAAAATGTGGAGACTTAACACTGAGATTGAACTGAGGGGATTTAACACGAAGATCGAAATGAGGAGATTTAACAcgaagattgaaatgaggagatttAACACGAAGATcgaaatgaggagacttaacaaggagattgaaatgaggagacttaacacTGAGATTGAACTGAGGGGATTTAACACGAAGATcgaaatgaggagacttaacaaggagattgaaatgaggagacttaacactgagattgaaatgaggagactgaacactgagattgaaatgaggagacttaacaaggagattgaaatgaggagacttaacacTGAGATTGAAATGTGGAGACTTAACAGGGAAATTGAAATGAAGAGATTTTACgcggagattgaaatgaggagacttacCACGGAGATTGAAATGAAGAGATTTAACgcagagattgaaatgaggagtcTTAACACCGAGATTGAAATGAAGAGATTTAACgcggagattgaaatgaggagacttaacacTGAGATTGAAATGAAGAGATTTAACgcggagattgaaatgaggagacttaacactgagattgaaatgaggagacttaacattgagattgagatgtggagacttaacattgagattgaaatgagGTGACTTAACACGGAGATTGAAATGAAGAGATTTAACgcggagattgaaatgaggagacttaacattgagattgaaatgaaGAGATTTAACgcggagattgaaatgaggagacttaacattgagattgaaatgtggagacttaacattgagattgaaatgagGTGACTTAACACGGAGATTGAAATGAAGAGATTTAACgcggagattgaaatgaggagacttaacacTGAGATTGAACTGAGGGGATTTAACATGAAGATCGAAATGAGGTgacttaacattgagattgaaatgaggagacttaacacTGAGATTGAAATGAAGAGATTTAACgcggagattgaaatgaggagacttaacacTGAGATTGAACTGAGGGGATTTAACACGAAGATCGAAATGAGGTgacttaacattgagattgaaatgaggagtcTTACCACGGAGTTTGAAATGAAGAGATTTAACacggagattgaaatgaggagacttaacattgagattgaaatgaggagtcTTACCACGGAGTTTGAAATGAAGAGATTTAACACGGAcattgaaatgaggagacttaacattgagattgaaCTGAGGGGATTTAACACGAAGATCGAAATGAGGAGATTTAACACGAAGATCGAAATGAGGTGACTTAACACTGAGATTGAACTGAGGGGATTTAACACGAAGATCGAAATGTGGAGACTTAACATTGAGTTTGAACTGAGTAGACTTAACACGAAGATCGAAATGTGGagacttaacattgagattgaaTTGAGGGGATTTAACACGAAGATcgaaatgaggagacttaacattgagattgaaatgaggagtcTTACCACGGAGTTTGAAATGAAGAGATTTAACacggagattgaaatgaggagacttaacacTAAGATCGAAATGTGGAGACTTAACACTGAGATTGAACTGAGGGGATTTAACACGAAGATCGAAATGAGGAGATTTAACAcgaagattgaaatgaggagacttaacaaggagattgaaatgaggagacttaacacTGAGATTGAACTGAGGGGATTTAACACGAAGATcgaaatgaggagacttaacaaggagattgaaatgaggagacttaacacTGAGATTGAACTGAGGGGATTTAACATGAAGATCGAAATGAGGAGATTTAAGATTGAGATTGAACTGAGGagacttaacattgagattgaaatgaggagacttaacattgagattgaaatgaggagacttaacacagagattgaaatgatgagacttaacattgagattgaaatgaggagacttaacatTGAAATTGAAATGGAGAcgtaacacagagattgaaatgatgagacttaacacagagattgaaatgaagagacttaacacggagattgaaatgaggaaacttaacacagagattgaaatgaggagacttaacattgagattgaaatggggggacttaacattgagattgaaatgaagagacttaacacagagattgaaatgatgagacttaacacagagattgaaatgatgagacttaacattgagattgaaatgaagagacttaacacggagattgaaatgaggaaacttaacacagagattgaaatgaggagacttaacattgagattgaaatgaggagacttaacattgagattgaaatgaagatacttaacacagagattgaaatgatgagacttaacattgagattgaaatgaagagacttaacacagagattgaaatgaagatacttaacacagagattgaaatgaagatacttaacacagagattgaaatgataagacttaacattgagattgaaatgaagatacttaacacagagattgaaatgatgagacttaacattgagattgaaatgaagagacttaacattgagattgaaatgaagagacttaacacagagattgaaatgaagatacttaacacagagattgaaatgatgagacttaacattgagattgaactgaagagacttaacattgagattgaaatgaaGAGACTTAACATAGAGATTGAAATGAAGAtacttaacacagagattgaaatgataagacttaacattgagattgaaatgaagagacttaacattgagattgaaatgaagagacttaacacagagattgaaatgaagatacttaacacagagattgaaatcatgagacttaacattgagattgaaatgaagagacttaacacagagattgaaatgaagatacttaacacagagattgaaatgaggagacttaacattgagattgaaatgaagatacttaacacagagattgaaatgatgagacttaacattgagattgaaatgaaGAGACTTAACACTGAGATTGAAATGAAGagacttaacacagagattgaaatgaggagacttaacattgagattgaaatgaggagacttaacacagagattgaaatgaggagatttaacattgagattgaaatgaggagacttaacacagagattgaactgaggagacttaacacagagattgaactgaggagacttaacattgagattgaaatgaagagacttaacacagagattgaaatgaggagatttaacattgagattgaaatgaggagacttaacacagagattgaactGAGGGGACTTAACACTAAGATcgaaatgaggagacttaacacagagattgaactgaggagacttaacacagagattgaaatgaggagacttaacacTGAGATTGAAATGATGagacttaacattgagattgaaatgaagagacttaacacggagattgaaatgaggaaactaaacacacagattgaaatgaggagacttaacattgagattgaaatgaggagacttaacattgagattgaaatgaagagacttaacacggagattgaaatgaggagacttaacattgagattgaaatgaagagacttaacacagagattgaaatgatgagacttaacattgagattgaaatgaggagacttaacacagagattgaaatgaggagatttaacattgagattgaaatgaggagacttaacacagagattgaaatgatgagacttaacattgagattgaaatgaggagacttaacacagagattgaaatgatgagacttaacattgagattgaaatgaggagacttaacattgagattgaaatgaggagacttaacacagagattgaaatgaggagatttaacattgagattgaaatgaggagacttaacacagagattgaaatgatgagacttaacattgagattgaaatgaagagacttaacacagagattgaaatgatgagacttaacattgagattgaaatgaggagacttaacacagagattgaaatgaggagatttaacattgagattgaaatgaggagatttaacattgagattgaaatgaggagacttaacacagagattgaactGAGGAGACTTAACACTAAGATCTAAATGAGGagacttaacacagagattgaactgaggagacttaacattgagattgaaatgaagagacttaacacagagattgaaattaGGAGAtttaacattgagattgaaatgaggagacttaacacagagattgaactGAAGGGACTTAACACTAAGATcgaaatgaggagacttaacacagagattgaactgaggagacttaacacagagattgaaatgaggagatttaacattgagattgaaatgaggagacttaacaaggagattgaaatgaggagacttaacacTGAGATTGAACTGAGGGGATTTAACACGAAGATCGAAATGAGGAGATTTAACAcgaagattgaaatgaggagacttaacacTGAGATTGAACTGAGGAGATTTAACACGAAGATcgaaatgaggagacttaacaaggagattgaaatgaggagacttaacacTGAGATTTAACTGAGGGGATTTAACACGAAGATCGAAATGAGGAGATTTAAGATTGAGATTGAACTGAGGagacttaacattgagattgaaatgatgagacttaacattgagattgaaatgaggagacttaacacagagattgaaatgatgagacttaacattgagattgaaatgaggagacttaacatTGAAATTGAAATGGAGAcgtaacacagagattgaaatgatgagacttaacacagagattgaaatgaagagacttaacattgagattgaaatgaggaaacttaacacagagattgaaatgaggagacttaacatTGAAATTGAAATAAGGagacttaacattgagattgaaatgaagagacttaacacagagattgaaatgatgagacttaacacagagattgaaatgatGAGACTTAACATTGAGATCGAAATGAAGAGACTTAACACGGAGATTGAAATGAAGAaacttaacacagagattgaaatgatGAGACGtaacattgagattgaaatgaagagacttaacacggagattgaaatgaggaaacttaacacagagattgaaatgaggagacttaacattgagattgaaatgaggagacttaacattgagattgaaatgaagatacttaacacagagattgaaatgatgagacttaacattgagattgaaatgaagagacttaacattgagattgaaatgaagagacttaacacagagattgaaatgaagatacttaa comes from Heterodontus francisci isolate sHetFra1 chromosome 36, sHetFra1.hap1, whole genome shotgun sequence and encodes:
- the LOC137351462 gene encoding calponin homology domain-containing protein DDB_G0272472-like; the encoded protein is MRSLTTEIEMKRFNAQIEMWRLNTEIELRGFNTKIEMSRLNTKIKMWRLNTEIELRGFNTKIEMRRFNTKIEMRRFNTKIEMRRLNKEIEMRRLNTEIELRGFNTKIEMRRLNKEIEMRRLNTEIEMRRLNTEIEMRRFNKEIEMRRLNTEIEMWRLNREIEMRRLNTEIEMKRFNAEIEMRRLNTEIEMKRFNAEIEMRRLNTEIEMKRFNAEIEMRRLNIEIEMRRLNTEIEMKRFNAEIEMRSLTTEIEMKRFNAEIEMRKLNTEIEMRKLNTDIEMWRLNTEIEIWRLNTEIKMRKLNTEIEMWRLNTEIEMRKLNTEIEMRKLNTEIEMWRLNTEIEMRRFIMEIEMRSLNIEIEMRRHNTEIEMRRHNKEIEMRRFIMEIEMRRLNIEIEMRRHNTEIEMRRFIMEIEMRSLNIEIEMRRHNTEIEMRRFNTEIEMRRFKAEIEMRRLNTEIEMRRFNTEIEMRRLNIEIEMRRFNTEIEMRRFIMEIEMRSLNIKIEMRRHNTEIEMRRFNTEIEMRRFNAEIEMRRLNIEIELRRFNTKMEMRRLNTEIERRRLITEIEIRSLTTEIEMRRLITEIELRIFTTEIEMTRFNAEIEMRRLNTEIKIRRLSTEIEMRRFNIEIEMRRLTTEIEMRRFNTEIKMRSLTTEIEMRRFNAD
- the LOC137351461 gene encoding calponin homology domain-containing protein DDB_G0272472-like, with product MEIEMRRLNTEIEMRRFNKEIEMRRFIMAIEMRSLNIEIEMRRHNTEIEMRRFNKEIEMRRFIMEIEMRSLNIEIEMRRHNTEIEMRRHNKEIEMRRLNKEIEMRRYIMEIEMRSLNIEIEMRRHNTEIEMRRFNKEIEMRRFIMEIEMRSLNIEIEMRRHNTEIEMRRHNKEIEMRRFIMEIEMRSLNIEIEMRRHNTEIEMRRFIMEIEMRSLNIEIEMRRHNTEIEMRRFNTEIEMRRFKAEIEMRRLNTEIEMRRFNTEIEMRRLNIEIEMRRHNTEIEMRRFIMEIEMRSLNIKIEMRRHNTEIEMRRHNKEIEMRRLNKEIEMRRYIMEIEMRSLNIENEMRRHNTEIEMRRFNKEIEMRRFIMEIEMRSLNIEIEMRRHNTEIEMRRHNMEIEMRRFIMEIEIRSLNIEIEMRRHNTEIEMRRFIMEIEMRSLNIEIEMRRHNTEIEMRRFNTEIEMRRFKAEIEMRRLNTEIEMRRFNTEIEMRRLNIEIEMRRHNTEIEMRRFIMEIEMRSLNIKIEMRRHNTEIEMRRFNTEIEMRRFNAEIEMRRLNIEIELRRFNTKMEMRRLNTEIEGGDLSRRLK